Proteins encoded by one window of Kineosporia sp. NBRC 101731:
- a CDS encoding NAD-dependent succinate-semialdehyde dehydrogenase, protein MDYTKGVLIGGTGRAGSRGTFGVVNPATLEVIAQVSDAGPDDAVLAVDAASQAFRAWADTAPRARADLLMKTRELMLRDTEELARLIAAENGKSLTDARGEVIYAAEFFRWFAEEAVRPHGDFGSSPAGGTRTIVTHHPVGVAALVTPWNFPAAMATRKIAPALAAGCTVVLKPAAETPLTALHIAALMAEAGIPDGVVNVVPGEDAPAIVAAWTDDPRVRKISFTGSTQVGRQLLRQASERVMNTSMELGGNAPFIVTADADLDAAVDGAMIAKFRNGGQACTAANRFYVHADVAAEFTAQLGARVEALKVGPAADGCDIGPLISAKALANVHRLVESALVTGARIAHEAKPATAPGHFFTPLVLTNVTTESDVVREESFAPIVPIVTWTDPEDLLTQVNSTEYGLAAYIFAGDLGVALKLAERVEAGMIGVNRGLVSDPSAPFGGVKQSGIGREGARVGLEEYTETQYFSVAW, encoded by the coding sequence ATGGACTACACCAAGGGCGTTCTCATCGGCGGCACCGGGCGGGCCGGTAGCCGCGGCACGTTCGGGGTGGTCAACCCGGCCACGCTCGAGGTCATCGCCCAGGTCTCCGACGCCGGCCCGGACGACGCCGTGCTGGCCGTCGACGCGGCCTCGCAGGCGTTCCGCGCCTGGGCCGACACCGCGCCCCGGGCCCGGGCCGACCTGCTGATGAAGACCCGCGAGCTGATGCTGCGCGACACCGAGGAGCTCGCCCGGCTGATCGCGGCCGAGAACGGCAAGTCGCTCACCGACGCCCGCGGTGAGGTGATCTACGCGGCCGAGTTCTTCCGCTGGTTCGCCGAGGAGGCCGTGCGCCCGCACGGTGACTTCGGCTCTTCCCCGGCCGGTGGCACCCGTACCATCGTCACCCATCACCCGGTCGGCGTGGCCGCACTGGTCACACCGTGGAACTTCCCGGCCGCCATGGCCACGCGCAAGATCGCCCCGGCCCTGGCCGCGGGCTGCACGGTGGTGCTCAAGCCCGCCGCCGAGACCCCGCTCACCGCACTGCACATCGCCGCCCTGATGGCCGAGGCGGGGATCCCCGACGGTGTGGTCAACGTGGTGCCGGGGGAGGACGCCCCGGCGATCGTCGCGGCCTGGACCGACGACCCCCGCGTCCGCAAGATCTCCTTCACCGGTTCCACCCAGGTCGGCCGCCAGCTCCTGCGCCAGGCCTCCGAGAGGGTGATGAACACGTCGATGGAGCTCGGCGGCAACGCTCCCTTCATCGTCACCGCCGATGCCGATCTGGACGCGGCCGTGGACGGGGCGATGATCGCCAAGTTCCGCAACGGCGGGCAGGCCTGCACCGCGGCCAACCGGTTCTACGTGCACGCCGACGTCGCCGCCGAGTTCACCGCACAGCTCGGCGCACGCGTCGAGGCCCTGAAAGTGGGCCCGGCTGCTGACGGTTGCGACATCGGACCACTGATCTCCGCGAAAGCCCTGGCGAACGTCCACCGTCTGGTCGAGAGTGCTCTGGTGACCGGTGCCCGCATCGCCCACGAAGCAAAACCCGCCACCGCCCCGGGGCACTTCTTCACCCCACTGGTGCTGACCAACGTCACCACCGAGTCGGACGTGGTGCGGGAGGAGTCGTTCGCGCCCATCGTCCCGATCGTCACCTGGACCGATCCCGAAGACCTGCTGACCCAGGTGAATTCCACCGAGTATGGCCTGGCCGCCTACATTTTCGCCGGTGACCTGGGCGTCGCACTGAAACTGGCCGAGCGCGTCGAGGCCGGCATGATCGGTGTCAACCGGGGCCTGGTCTCCGACCCGTCGGCGCCGTTCGGTGGGGTCAAGCAGAGCGGCATCGGCCGGGAGGGGGCCCGCGTGGGGCTGGAGGAGTACACGGAGACGCAGTACTTCAGCGTCGCCTGGTAA
- a CDS encoding methyl-accepting chemotaxis protein: MTTWEGDQTVVHRSSKPAFLRPSLAVTDRLRSSSRLILVIVMLLIPGAVATWSFAAVMDEQTSFAGHERVGVDVLKPVLDEMVQVLAGQTPDLAALTALAGDHPELRLDDAVQGLRDGGADPIAQIDALTQLVTAIGNYSNLILDPDLDSFYVMDAQVVQLPRMAQVAVHAAHPGTGGSLSSRIADQAVLAGTLQSAADTIEADATTAAANSSLSGLDQKLAAVPTLAEAGRVLAGKLSGGLARPGAVSDQDFTAAVTAAVVPLTTVLEELLDARIERLEARRDRVLVLALIFFVIGVWLAVGVWWRTQHDVRQTVAGVMAITTGDRQRHPLPSGRDEMGDIGRALMVAREQLGSSAEELRSAHAAQAAQAQDTFLRQREAEKQSRERAKEVVAQTSATVVVELQSVVRDVEAVRTTAGTIDGRVAGAHQITRDVVARAEQANRVVMALGESLNKVAGMAHLIAGVADQTKLLALNANIEAARAGEAGRGFSVVAAEVKNLAIATATSTEQITSIISRIEMDAVEMHGAIGGVAASIEGVDEATSGLAGVAEEQLALVERLDASLNETIQRLNGMERMDEVLERRGRERVPVSSPLRITYRGQTRTSVPIDLSETGLGCVPPDGPALSIGDRVEVALEVMGRPMQFKAQVVRVNGGENPLLGLQFTDLTAEERDYLIRVVEDRLQPVRR; this comes from the coding sequence ATGACCACGTGGGAGGGCGACCAGACAGTGGTTCACCGGAGCAGCAAGCCGGCGTTCCTTCGGCCCTCGCTGGCGGTGACCGATCGGCTGCGTTCCAGCTCTCGCCTGATTCTCGTCATCGTCATGCTGCTGATCCCCGGGGCCGTCGCGACCTGGTCGTTCGCGGCGGTGATGGACGAGCAGACCAGTTTCGCCGGGCACGAGCGCGTCGGGGTCGACGTCTTGAAGCCGGTGCTCGACGAAATGGTCCAGGTACTGGCCGGGCAGACCCCGGACCTGGCGGCCCTGACCGCGCTGGCCGGTGATCATCCCGAACTGCGGCTGGACGATGCCGTGCAGGGTCTGCGCGACGGGGGTGCCGATCCCATCGCTCAGATCGACGCCCTGACCCAGCTGGTGACCGCGATCGGCAACTACTCCAACCTCATTCTCGACCCGGACCTCGACTCCTTCTACGTGATGGATGCGCAGGTGGTCCAGCTGCCCAGGATGGCGCAGGTCGCCGTGCACGCAGCGCATCCCGGTACCGGAGGGTCGCTCAGTTCCCGGATCGCTGATCAGGCGGTCCTGGCCGGAACTCTGCAGAGTGCGGCCGACACCATCGAGGCAGACGCGACGACGGCCGCGGCCAACAGTTCACTGAGTGGTCTGGACCAGAAACTCGCCGCGGTGCCCACCCTCGCCGAGGCGGGCCGGGTCCTGGCCGGGAAGCTCAGCGGTGGTCTGGCCCGCCCCGGGGCGGTCAGTGACCAGGACTTCACCGCGGCGGTGACGGCTGCTGTCGTCCCCCTCACCACCGTGCTGGAAGAGCTTCTCGACGCCCGGATCGAGCGGCTGGAGGCACGCCGCGACCGGGTCCTGGTGCTGGCCCTGATCTTCTTCGTGATCGGGGTCTGGTTGGCGGTCGGGGTCTGGTGGCGCACCCAGCACGATGTCCGGCAGACCGTGGCCGGGGTGATGGCGATCACGACGGGTGATCGGCAGAGACATCCGCTTCCGTCCGGTCGTGACGAGATGGGCGACATCGGCCGGGCACTGATGGTGGCCCGGGAACAGCTGGGTTCTTCGGCCGAGGAACTGCGCTCCGCCCATGCCGCCCAGGCGGCGCAGGCCCAGGACACCTTCCTGCGCCAGCGGGAGGCGGAGAAGCAGTCGCGGGAGCGGGCCAAGGAAGTGGTCGCCCAGACGTCGGCAACGGTCGTCGTGGAACTCCAGTCGGTGGTGCGGGACGTCGAGGCGGTACGCACCACAGCCGGGACGATCGACGGCCGGGTGGCGGGTGCCCACCAGATCACCCGCGACGTGGTGGCCCGGGCCGAACAGGCGAACCGGGTGGTGATGGCCCTGGGGGAGAGCCTGAACAAGGTGGCGGGTATGGCGCACCTGATCGCCGGGGTGGCCGACCAGACGAAGCTCCTGGCCCTGAACGCGAACATCGAGGCGGCCCGGGCCGGTGAGGCCGGCCGTGGCTTCAGCGTGGTCGCCGCCGAGGTGAAGAACCTGGCGATCGCCACGGCCACGTCGACCGAGCAGATCACGAGCATCATCAGCCGGATCGAGATGGACGCCGTCGAGATGCACGGCGCCATCGGCGGAGTGGCCGCCAGCATCGAGGGCGTCGACGAGGCCACCTCCGGACTGGCCGGGGTGGCCGAGGAACAACTGGCGCTGGTCGAGCGCCTGGATGCTTCGCTGAACGAGACGATCCAGCGGCTGAACGGCATGGAACGTATGGACGAGGTCCTGGAACGCCGTGGGCGCGAACGGGTCCCGGTCTCCAGCCCGCTCCGGATCACCTACCGTGGGCAGACCCGGACGAGCGTCCCGATCGACCTGAGCGAGACCGGACTCGGATGCGTCCCGCCGGACGGCCCGGCGCTGTCGATCGGTGACCGGGTCGAGGTGGCGCTGGAGGTCATGGGCCGTCCGATGCAGTTCAAGGCCCAGGTGGTCCGGGTGAACGGAGGCGAGAACCCACTGCTGGGGCTGCAGTTCACCGACCTGACCGCCGAGGAGCGGGACTACCTGATCCGGGTGGTCGAGGACCGGCTTCAGCCGGTCCGGCGGTGA
- a CDS encoding FxLYD domain-containing protein: MFSSLISRRRFLLLPVAALLVMGFLVSSGPTFTGRAEAATAYAPSHTFAAVKKRAAMPANTWQKSTIRSKSQRNWYRVDFKSRGYLYALLGNLPTNYNLGLYDASGKKLNASNSSGTSPEKIGRMLNKGSYYLVVASPKGYSKTKSYDLMARVVPESQTIGVLTQRMSRNFESSVIGELVNVSNEWHSVPVLDVSLYDAQGKLLKTYKEKFNGTWVLMAPGSRAPFTVWPEASAAVLKKTASAKVKPSWGTRSALSPAKLKVSAVKKTSSSYHGITTVEWSGKVTNNSSRKVPYITVAVEARDKRGVLVGADFSWGDLPLAAGKTRKFETTYSNWHSGLTYSAHPYEFVRES; this comes from the coding sequence ATGTTCTCATCACTGATCTCCAGACGCAGGTTCCTGCTCCTGCCCGTGGCCGCCCTGCTGGTAATGGGTTTCCTGGTCTCGTCCGGCCCCACCTTCACCGGCCGGGCCGAGGCGGCCACGGCCTACGCGCCGTCCCACACCTTCGCCGCGGTGAAGAAGCGGGCCGCGATGCCCGCGAACACCTGGCAGAAGTCGACGATTCGTAGCAAGAGCCAGCGCAACTGGTACCGGGTCGATTTCAAGAGCCGCGGTTACCTCTACGCGCTGCTCGGAAACCTGCCCACCAACTACAACCTCGGCCTCTACGACGCATCGGGCAAGAAGCTCAACGCCTCGAACAGCTCGGGCACCAGCCCCGAGAAGATCGGGCGGATGCTGAACAAGGGCAGTTACTACCTGGTCGTCGCATCGCCCAAGGGCTACAGCAAGACCAAGTCCTACGACCTGATGGCACGCGTGGTGCCGGAGAGCCAGACCATCGGTGTGCTGACGCAGCGGATGAGCCGGAACTTCGAGAGCAGCGTGATCGGTGAGCTGGTCAATGTCTCGAACGAATGGCATTCGGTGCCGGTCCTGGACGTCTCGCTGTACGACGCCCAGGGGAAACTGCTGAAGACGTACAAGGAGAAGTTCAACGGGACCTGGGTCTTGATGGCCCCCGGATCCCGTGCCCCCTTCACCGTGTGGCCCGAAGCGTCGGCCGCGGTGCTGAAGAAGACGGCCAGTGCGAAGGTGAAGCCGTCATGGGGCACCCGGTCTGCGCTCAGCCCGGCGAAGCTCAAGGTCTCGGCGGTGAAGAAGACGTCGAGCAGCTACCACGGGATCACCACGGTCGAGTGGTCGGGGAAGGTCACCAACAACTCCAGCCGCAAGGTTCCCTACATCACGGTCGCCGTCGAGGCCCGGGACAAGCGTGGCGTCCTGGTCGGCGCGGACTTCAGCTGGGGCGACCTGCCCCTGGCGGCCGGGAAGACCCGGAAGTTCGAAACCACTTACAGTAACTGGCACTCCGGTCTGACCTACAGCGCCCACCCCTACGAATTCGTGCGCGAGAGCTGA
- a CDS encoding N-acyl homoserine lactonase family protein, with protein MSVRDWDSALGLTGRPLRMHPMIVGYEPIPEPVSVPGGDPARFLLEPVTAAAVVYENGWLMFDSGFNVDVVRDPAARAEYLNFDSYTALLPPGDPLADQVAALGLSWQQLKGCGISHVHLDHTGGLRLVDAPVLIQRAEYEFARRIPELDSNYVTVPSDFLREGLDIVLLDGDTELAEGVTALDTRGHTPGHQSFRIELPTRTVVLACDAADLRQNIVEALPCGTTMLPEDEPHAVTAIRRLHALDQEDGTEVWPGHDPDWAPWRETTIS; from the coding sequence GTGAGCGTGCGGGACTGGGACTCCGCGCTCGGCCTGACCGGCCGTCCACTGCGGATGCACCCGATGATCGTGGGCTACGAGCCGATCCCGGAGCCGGTCTCGGTGCCCGGCGGCGATCCGGCCCGGTTCCTGCTGGAACCGGTCACCGCGGCCGCCGTGGTGTACGAGAACGGCTGGCTGATGTTCGACAGCGGATTCAACGTCGACGTGGTGCGTGATCCGGCCGCCCGGGCGGAATATCTCAACTTCGACAGCTACACCGCCCTGCTACCACCCGGCGATCCGCTGGCCGACCAGGTCGCGGCGCTCGGGCTGTCCTGGCAGCAGCTCAAGGGATGCGGCATCTCGCACGTGCATCTCGATCACACCGGGGGCCTGCGCCTGGTGGACGCCCCGGTGCTGATCCAGCGCGCCGAGTACGAGTTCGCGCGGCGCATACCGGAACTCGACAGCAACTACGTCACCGTGCCGAGCGACTTCCTGCGCGAAGGCCTGGACATCGTGCTGCTCGACGGCGACACCGAACTGGCAGAAGGCGTCACCGCCCTGGACACCCGCGGCCACACCCCGGGCCACCAGTCGTTCCGGATCGAGCTGCCCACCCGTACGGTGGTTCTGGCCTGCGACGCGGCGGATCTGCGGCAGAACATCGTCGAGGCCCTGCCCTGCGGGACGACGATGCTCCCCGAGGACGAACCTCACGCCGTGACCGCGATCCGGCGTCTCCACGCCCTGGATCAGGAGGACGGGACCGAGGTCTGGCCGGGCCACGACCCGGACTGGGCGCCGTGGCGGGAGACCACGATCTCCTGA
- a CDS encoding ABC transporter ATP-binding protein yields MSNIVARISGLTVDFGDKRAVDGVDLEIRAGEIVALVGESGSGKTVLGSCLLGIPPAHAQIGGTIEIVPQPQGGREVPPGVDMLHGPEKARHHVRRHRLGAVFQDPLTSLDPTMKAGTQVCERGASDERGVAAMAECGVPEPEARFHYWPHQLSGGLRQRVSIAGAIATDPEEAPALIVADEPTTALDVSVQATVVALFARLREQHGCSVLLITHDLGVAAQIADRIVVMSAGRIREQGSARKVLRSPEHPYTRQLLASRLDIAGPFGAAETSFATANPVLRLRNITKDFPVPHHRRESRRVLHGVSLDLAEGESVALVGESGSGKSTLLRIAAGLEQATEGKIRSAADARPQLIFQDARASLTPWMPVGAQIAERLELAGMARSARPGRVAELLEQVGLDPAVARSRPRQMSGGQCQRAAIARALASSPRVLLCDEPVSALDATLATQVVELLDNLRRTTGVALLLVTHDLAVAKRIAGRIAVMTEGRIVEEGEVRRVFEAPEHAYTKSLLAASPSLAAVS; encoded by the coding sequence GTGAGCAACATCGTGGCCCGGATCAGCGGTCTGACCGTCGATTTCGGGGACAAGCGGGCCGTGGACGGTGTGGACCTGGAGATCCGGGCCGGTGAGATCGTCGCACTGGTCGGTGAGTCCGGCTCCGGCAAGACGGTGCTGGGCAGTTGCCTGCTCGGCATCCCGCCCGCACACGCGCAGATCGGCGGCACCATCGAGATCGTCCCCCAGCCCCAAGGGGGCCGGGAGGTGCCCCCAGGTGTCGACATGCTGCACGGCCCCGAGAAGGCGCGCCACCACGTGCGCCGGCACCGGCTCGGCGCGGTCTTCCAGGATCCGCTGACCTCGCTCGACCCGACCATGAAGGCGGGGACGCAGGTCTGCGAACGCGGTGCCTCGGACGAACGCGGTGTGGCGGCGATGGCGGAGTGCGGTGTACCCGAGCCGGAGGCCCGTTTTCACTACTGGCCGCACCAGCTCTCCGGCGGTCTGCGGCAGCGGGTGAGCATCGCCGGGGCGATCGCGACCGATCCCGAGGAGGCACCCGCGCTGATCGTCGCAGACGAGCCGACCACGGCGCTCGACGTGAGTGTGCAGGCCACGGTGGTCGCCCTGTTCGCCCGGCTGCGCGAACAGCACGGCTGTTCGGTGCTGCTCATCACCCACGACCTCGGGGTGGCCGCGCAGATCGCCGACCGCATCGTGGTGATGTCGGCCGGGAGGATCCGCGAGCAGGGATCGGCCAGGAAGGTGCTGCGCTCGCCGGAGCACCCGTACACCCGGCAGCTGCTGGCATCGCGGCTGGACATCGCCGGCCCGTTCGGCGCAGCGGAAACCTCGTTCGCCACAGCGAACCCGGTGCTCCGACTGCGGAACATCACCAAGGACTTCCCCGTCCCGCATCACCGCCGGGAGAGTCGTCGCGTGCTGCACGGGGTTTCCCTGGACCTGGCCGAGGGCGAGTCGGTGGCGCTCGTGGGTGAGAGCGGCAGCGGCAAATCGACCCTGCTGCGGATCGCGGCCGGCCTCGAGCAGGCGACGGAAGGCAAGATCAGGAGTGCAGCGGACGCGCGTCCGCAGTTGATCTTTCAGGATGCGCGCGCCTCACTGACCCCGTGGATGCCGGTGGGCGCCCAGATCGCGGAGCGACTGGAGCTGGCCGGGATGGCCAGATCGGCCCGGCCGGGGCGGGTTGCCGAGCTTCTGGAGCAGGTCGGCCTGGATCCCGCGGTGGCCCGCTCGAGACCGCGCCAGATGTCGGGTGGGCAGTGCCAGCGCGCGGCGATCGCCCGGGCCCTGGCCTCCTCCCCCCGGGTGCTGCTGTGTGACGAGCCGGTCAGTGCGCTCGATGCCACACTGGCCACCCAGGTGGTGGAACTGCTCGACAACCTGCGCCGGACCACCGGTGTGGCGCTGCTGCTCGTGACGCACGACCTGGCCGTGGCCAAGCGCATCGCCGGGCGGATCGCGGTGATGACCGAAGGCCGGATCGTCGAGGAGGGTGAGGTGCGGAGGGTGTTCGAGGCACCGGAGCATGCGTACACCAAGAGCTTGCTGGCGGCTTCGCCCAGTCTGGCGGCTGTTTCGTGA
- a CDS encoding ABC transporter permease, with amino-acid sequence MTGFVRQFGVRLASMAGVLLVLTFVVDLIQRQLPSDPARVLAGRTASPEALAAARERLGLDEPLIAHYVGYLGRLLNGDLGTSVSTRRPVADDIATYLPATLELVLVAALLALIGGLLLGVVGARDGLTGGLVRVVSVAGASAASFLLAIVLLLVFYRDLGWFPAGGRGDTADGPTGMTLLDSLLHGDPGGFLDAVWHVVLPAVVLALGPAVAIGRVLRASLREVMAADFVRSARAKGAGWWLTVWRHGLRNAAGPALSMAGLQVSIMFGGSVVVESLFSWPGLGRYLSTAIAASDLAAITGVVLVLGVAYVLLNFLVDTLQLLIDPRLRESE; translated from the coding sequence ATGACGGGCTTCGTGCGGCAGTTCGGTGTTCGCCTGGCCTCGATGGCCGGGGTACTGCTGGTGCTGACCTTCGTGGTCGACCTGATTCAGCGGCAATTGCCCTCCGACCCGGCCCGGGTGCTGGCCGGGCGTACGGCCTCACCCGAGGCCCTGGCCGCGGCCCGGGAGCGGCTGGGTCTGGACGAGCCGCTGATCGCCCACTACGTGGGCTATCTCGGCCGTCTGCTCAACGGCGACCTCGGCACCTCGGTCTCCACCCGGCGGCCGGTGGCCGACGACATCGCCACCTATCTACCCGCCACGCTGGAACTGGTGCTGGTCGCGGCGTTGCTGGCCCTGATCGGCGGGCTGCTGCTCGGCGTGGTCGGGGCCCGGGACGGCCTGACCGGCGGCCTGGTGCGGGTGGTCTCGGTCGCCGGGGCCTCCGCCGCCTCGTTCCTGCTGGCGATCGTGCTGCTGCTCGTGTTCTACCGCGACCTGGGCTGGTTCCCGGCCGGTGGCCGGGGCGACACGGCCGACGGCCCGACCGGTATGACCCTGCTGGACTCGCTCCTGCACGGCGACCCGGGCGGATTCCTCGACGCGGTCTGGCACGTCGTCCTGCCCGCCGTGGTGCTGGCGCTCGGACCGGCGGTGGCGATCGGCCGGGTCCTGCGGGCCTCGCTGCGAGAGGTGATGGCGGCGGACTTCGTCCGCTCGGCCCGGGCCAAGGGCGCGGGCTGGTGGCTGACGGTGTGGCGACACGGACTGCGCAACGCCGCGGGGCCGGCCCTGTCGATGGCCGGGCTCCAGGTGAGCATCATGTTCGGTGGCTCCGTGGTGGTCGAGAGCCTCTTCTCCTGGCCGGGTCTGGGCCGCTACCTCTCCACCGCGATCGCTGCCTCCGACCTGGCCGCGATCACCGGCGTGGTGCTGGTGCTCGGGGTGGCCTACGTGCTGCTCAACTTCCTCGTGGACACCCTGCAGCTTCTGATCGATCCGCGACTGAGGGAGTCGGAGTGA
- a CDS encoding ABC transporter permease — protein sequence MTVATATPGRRWFRLAGPRRGGAGRLELWCLYLIVALTVILPFAHWLVPSGETEIVGTPFLSPGTQHWLGTDEQGRDVLSRVVLGLASSWWGVLGIIVCSLLIGTIIGTIAGTLGGWVDAVLMRLTDAVLALPGPLVSLLVVAALGPGLRNVLLAVTATWWPWYARIVRSEVRAVRVLPHVDAARSAGMSPLRVALRHVLPGVLRPIVVVASLDVGSVLLLLASLSFIGLGAPAPAAEIGSMSAAGFTYLFSAPWVALAPAAVLFVVTMAANFAGDGVQERIG from the coding sequence ATGACAGTGGCGACCGCGACGCCGGGACGGCGGTGGTTCCGGCTCGCGGGGCCGCGACGGGGCGGGGCCGGGCGGCTGGAACTCTGGTGCCTGTACCTGATCGTCGCGCTCACGGTGATCCTGCCGTTCGCCCACTGGCTCGTGCCCTCGGGTGAGACCGAGATCGTGGGGACGCCTTTCCTGTCTCCGGGGACCCAGCACTGGCTGGGCACGGACGAACAGGGCCGCGACGTGCTCTCCCGGGTGGTCCTGGGTCTGGCCTCGTCCTGGTGGGGTGTGCTCGGGATCATCGTGTGCAGTCTGCTCATCGGGACGATCATCGGGACGATCGCCGGAACGCTCGGCGGCTGGGTGGACGCGGTGCTGATGCGCCTCACCGACGCCGTACTCGCGCTGCCCGGGCCCCTGGTCTCGCTGCTCGTGGTGGCGGCGCTCGGCCCCGGTCTGCGCAACGTGCTGCTGGCCGTCACGGCCACCTGGTGGCCCTGGTACGCCCGGATCGTCCGGAGCGAGGTGCGGGCCGTACGGGTACTCCCCCACGTGGACGCGGCCCGCTCGGCGGGGATGTCCCCGCTGCGGGTCGCCCTGCGTCACGTGCTGCCGGGGGTGCTGCGCCCGATCGTGGTCGTGGCCTCCCTCGACGTCGGATCGGTGCTGTTGCTGCTGGCCTCCCTCTCGTTCATCGGTCTCGGCGCACCCGCGCCGGCCGCGGAGATCGGGAGCATGTCGGCCGCCGGCTTCACCTATCTGTTCAGTGCGCCCTGGGTCGCCCTGGCCCCGGCCGCGGTGCTCTTCGTGGTGACCATGGCCGCCAACTTTGCCGGTGACGGTGTGCAGGAGCGGATCGGATGA
- a CDS encoding ABC transporter substrate-binding protein, with protein sequence MSRRMSPHRRHLRRNLGVGAGLATITLALAACSGGASGSAGDRPDDALRLAISSEMPTLDPQTVYQYEGNQVLTAVYEGLLSYSADSTDEIVPMLAKSYKISADGLTYTFALRDDVTFAGGRAMTAADVQASFERLAAPGVESQMAYMVAGVAKYQTPDDHTFVVKLKAPSSSFLSLVASPFGPKVIDSQVLEENKADNALEYLKTHTAGTGPYQLGSMTAGQEYDLTRRDDYWGSEPSFATVTVKVISDVATQLLQLEGGDLDIITGQPVATLQQFAKDADYQVEQFPTLQKANLHVKTSGTLSDVKLREALRDSIDRTTLVSQVWGDYAKVSGQMYPGGMVADGTATDTWQTAAGDLATLAKGKTITLGYIAGHTADQQASEALQAQWTDAGATVELVAVQGNDIYGLSGSLDTAPDLLFETAYPDSAHPDTWARLFWYSDLTKGNGALNYLAGGTPTADRYIDRGAAATNETVAEKAYGAAGDAIHDDVSYITLADIDDAFIMSKDLTGAGHWLPLSVTLDLRTLKRS encoded by the coding sequence ATGAGCCGCCGAATGTCCCCTCACCGCAGGCACCTCCGCCGGAACCTCGGAGTCGGCGCCGGGCTGGCCACCATCACCCTGGCCCTCGCCGCCTGCTCGGGCGGCGCCTCGGGATCGGCCGGGGACCGGCCGGACGACGCGCTGCGCCTGGCGATCTCCTCCGAGATGCCGACGCTCGACCCGCAGACCGTTTACCAGTACGAGGGCAACCAGGTGCTCACGGCCGTCTACGAGGGGCTGCTCAGCTACAGCGCCGACTCCACCGACGAGATCGTGCCGATGCTGGCGAAGTCGTACAAGATCTCCGCCGACGGGCTCACCTACACCTTCGCCCTGCGCGACGACGTCACCTTCGCCGGTGGCCGGGCCATGACCGCCGCCGACGTCCAGGCGAGCTTCGAGCGCCTGGCCGCCCCCGGGGTGGAGTCCCAGATGGCTTACATGGTGGCCGGTGTCGCCAAGTACCAGACGCCCGACGACCACACCTTCGTGGTGAAGCTGAAGGCGCCCAGCAGCTCCTTCCTCTCCCTGGTCGCCAGCCCGTTCGGGCCGAAGGTGATCGACTCGCAGGTGCTGGAGGAGAACAAGGCCGACAACGCGCTGGAGTACCTCAAGACGCACACCGCCGGCACCGGGCCCTACCAGCTCGGCTCGATGACCGCGGGCCAGGAGTACGATCTCACCCGGCGCGACGACTACTGGGGTTCCGAGCCCTCTTTCGCAACGGTCACGGTGAAGGTGATCAGCGACGTGGCGACCCAGCTGCTGCAGCTGGAGGGCGGCGACCTGGACATCATCACCGGGCAGCCGGTGGCCACGCTGCAGCAGTTCGCGAAAGACGCCGACTACCAGGTGGAGCAGTTCCCGACCCTGCAGAAGGCCAACCTGCACGTCAAAACCAGCGGCACCCTGTCGGACGTGAAACTGCGCGAGGCACTGCGCGACTCGATCGACCGCACGACCCTGGTCAGCCAGGTCTGGGGCGACTACGCCAAGGTCTCCGGGCAGATGTACCCGGGCGGGATGGTGGCCGACGGCACGGCGACCGACACCTGGCAGACCGCGGCCGGCGACCTCGCGACCCTGGCCAAGGGCAAGACCATCACCCTCGGGTACATTGCCGGGCACACCGCCGACCAGCAGGCCTCCGAGGCGCTCCAGGCCCAGTGGACCGACGCCGGGGCCACCGTCGAACTGGTCGCTGTGCAGGGCAACGACATCTACGGATTGTCGGGCAGTCTCGACACCGCGCCGGACCTGCTCTTCGAGACCGCCTATCCGGACTCGGCCCACCCCGACACCTGGGCCCGGCTGTTCTGGTACTCCGACCTGACCAAGGGCAACGGCGCACTGAACTACCTGGCCGGGGGGACTCCCACCGCCGACCGGTACATCGACCGGGGCGCGGCGGCCACGAACGAGACGGTCGCCGAGAAGGCATACGGCGCAGCCGGGGACGCGATCCACGACGACGTCTCCTACATCACGCTGGCCGACATCGACGACGCGTTCATCATGAGCAAGGACCTGACCGGTGCGGGTCACTGGCTCCCGCTCTCCGTCACCCTCGACCTGCGCACCCTGAAGCGGAGCTGA